The following are encoded in a window of Gossypium raimondii isolate GPD5lz chromosome 13, ASM2569854v1, whole genome shotgun sequence genomic DNA:
- the LOC105784433 gene encoding MACPF domain-containing protein At1g14780 codes for MRESEMSNNIGIVEKALSSLGRGFDLTMDFRLKYCKGKERLILLDETDKREIAVPGFGSIKDVPIDIKCDKGDRTRYQSDILDFNQMAEFFNKKCSIPGKIPSGRFNTMFGFQSGSWGKDAANTKCLGIDGYYIILFNLHIHRYPLLLSPHVLNDLPSTWDPYALARFIEKYGTHVIVGLSIGGHDVVLVRQDKSSNLEPSLLKKHLYDLGDQLFTGTCRFAPKTKDQKQKIPEAFNIFDQQSIALDGYPFINTKDGITVIGSKRGGDPEARSHCEWLPTVAGMPDAIHFNFIPITSLLKNAPGKGFLSHAINLYLRYKPPLGELRYFLDFQAQKIWAPIHNDLPLGPSTNRASSSPALHFNLMGPKLYVNTSQVTVGMRPVTGMRLYLEGMKCNRLAIHLQHLSTLPQTFENKMDDTQYWQASGDKADIRFFEAIHRKNFSHICTAPIKYNPEWRTGGKDAAFIVTGAQLHVKKHGSKSVLHLRLLFSKVSNCFLVRSSWAQAASGYSQRSSGLLSAISQSLTGNPVKEKEMAAVVVDSSVYPTGPPVPVQTPKLLKFVETSQLCKGPENSPGYWLVTGARLQLEKGKISLHVKFSLANVN; via the exons ATGAGGGAAAGTGAGATGAGCAACAATATTGGAATAGTTGAGAAGGCTCTTAGCAGCCTTGGAAGAGGATTCGATTTAACAATGGATTTTCGACTCAAGTACTGCAAAGGCAAGGAGAGGCTCATTTTACTCGACGAAACCGATAAGAGAGAGATTGCCGTACCCGGTTTCGGTTCCATCAAAGATGTTCCCATCGATATTAAATGCGATAAGGGCGATCGAACTCGTTACCAGTCTGATATTCTAGATTTCAATCAG ATGGCGGagtttttcaacaaaaaatgcAGCATACCAGGGAAAATACCATCGGGGAGATTCAATACAATGTTTGGGTTTCAAAGCGGGTCATGGGGGAAAGATGCAGCCAATACCAAATGCTTGGGAATCGATGGATATtacattattttgtttaatcttCATATTCATCGCTATCCTCTCCTTCTCTCTCCTCATGTTCTTAATGATCTTCCTTCTACCTGGGATCCTTATGCCTTAGCAAG ATTCATTGAGAAATACGGGACTCACGTCATTGTGGGGCTAAGCATTGGTGGCCATGACGTGGTTTTGGTGAGGCAAGACAAGTCTTCCAATTTGGAGCCTTCACTGCTCAAAAAACATCTCTACGATCTTGGTGATCAACTGTTTACAGGCACCTGCAGATTTGCCCCTAAAACCAAAGATCAAAAGCAAAAG ATACCAGAGGCTTTCAATATCTTTGATCAACAATCTATTGCCTTGGATGGCTACCCTTTCATCAATACCAAAGAT GGAATCACTGTTATAGGTTCAAAGAGAGGAGGTGACCCAGAAGCTCGCAGCCATTGTGAGTGGCTTCCAACAGTCGCAGGAATGCCAGATGccattcattttaatttcatcccaATCACTTCTCTACTTAAAAATGCCCCTGGCAAAGGTTTCTTATCACATGCCATCAATTTATACCTTCGAT ACAAGCCTCCGCTAGGTGAACTGCGATACTTTCTTGACTTCCAAGCACAAAAGATTTGGGCTCCCATTCACAATGACCTCCCTTTAGGTCCTTCAACAAATAGGGCTTCTTCATCACCAGCTCTTCACTTCAACTTAATGGGTCCTAAGCTTTATGTAAATACCTCTCAG GTCACTGTAGGGATGAGGCCAGTCACTGGGATGCGCTTATATCTTGAGGGCATGAAATGCAATAG GCTTGCTATTCACCTTCAACATCTATCGACACTACCACAAACATTCGAAAACAAAATGGACGACACACAATACTGGCAAGCATCAGGCGATAAAGCTGATATTCGATTCTTCGAAGCCATTCACCGCAAAAATTTCTCCCACATATGCACGGCCCCCATCAAATATAACCCAGAATGGAGGACCGGCGGCAAAGATGCTGCCTTCATCGTCACCGGTGCTCAACTTCATGTCAAAAAACATGGTTCCAAGAGTGTTCTTCATCTCAGACTATTGTTTTCTAAGGTCTCGAATTGTTTCTTAGTGCGGTCAAGTTGGGCACAAGCCGCCTCTGGGTATTCCCAAAGGTCCTCTGGTTTACTTTCAGCCATTAGCCAATCTTTAACAGGCAACCCCGTTAAAGAAAAGGAGATGGCGGCTGTTGTGGTGGACTCCTCCGTGTACCCTACCGGACCGCCGGTGCCGGTTCAAACACCAAAGCTATTGAAGTTTGTGGAAACCTCGCAATTGTGCAAAGGACCTGAAAATAGTCCAGGGTATTGGCTGGTTACGGGTGCCAGGCTACAATTAGAGAAAGGTAAGATAAGTCTGCATGTAAAGTTTTCTTTGGCAAATGTAAAttaa
- the LOC128036023 gene encoding uncharacterized protein LOC128036023 — protein sequence MKSISWNVCGLGSPRIVKRLRHFLRQHNPQMVFLMETKINKQCMEKVRRSCGFLNGIEVAAEGSRDGLCLAWKGDILVTLRSFSRSHIDVMVNEEVDNVEWRFTGFYGSPYVKDKEESWNLLRKLGQNQEHPWLVTGDFNEIMYSFEKKGGLLTEERRMKAFRKTLEECQLEDLGYTGAWFTWKRGNLPETNIRERLDRGVANDKWRNLFLNGNIQHLIHSISDHCPILLNTRNGTDYVGRQRFKFEAWWIMEESLEGKIKSSWETPADSLMEKMEMLQSNLMV from the coding sequence ATGAAAAGCATCAGTTGGAATGTTTGTGGATTGGGGAGTCCACGAATAGTTAAAAGGCTGCGACATTTCTTAAGGCAACATAATCCCCAAATGGTCTTCTTAATGGAGACGAAAATTAACAAGCAATGTATGGAAAAAGTCAGGAGAAGTTGTGGGTTTCTAAATGGTATTGAGGTTGCTGCGGAGGGTTCTAGAGATGGACTATGTTTAGCTTGGAAAGGAGATATTTTAGTCACACTGAGAAGTTTTTCCAGAAGTCATATTGATGTTATGGTGAATGAAGAGGTTGATAATGTAGAGTGGAGATTCACAGGATTCTATGGATCCCCTTATGTTAAAGATAAGGAGGAGTCTTGGAACCTTTTACGAAAATTGGGACAGAATCAGGAACACCCGTGGCTTGTAACTGGGGATTTCAACGAAATTATGTATTCTTTCGAGAAGAAAGGAGGGCTTCTAACagaagaaagaagaatgaaGGCTTTCAGAAAGACCCTTGAGGAATGTCAATTAGAAGATCTGGGGTATACAGGGGCTTGGTTCACATGGAAAAGAGGGAATCTGCCTGAAACAAACATCAGAGAAAGATTGGATAGAGGTGTTGCAAACGACAAATGGAGAAACCTTTTCCTAAATGGTAACATTCAACACTTAATTCACTCGATCTCTGATCACTGTCCAATTTTACTCAATACAAGAAATGGTACTGATTATGTGGGGAGGCAAAGGTTCAAGTTTGAGGCATGGTGGATTATGGAAGAGTCTTtagaaggaaaaattaaatcatcttGGGAGACACCAGCTGATTCTTTAATGGAGAAAATGGAAATGCTTCAATCGAATTTAATGGTATGA
- the LOC105782999 gene encoding heat stress transcription factor A-8 yields MVKPSENGSQSIAPFLKKCYEMVDDESTDAIISWSQNNDSFIIWDMTEFSVHLLPKFFKHSNFSSFIRQLNIYGFRKIDTDRWEFANDGFVRGQKDLLKNIARRKHSPGSEQRKPLQQQPLQQLENTVGSCENNENTALWKEVENLKTDKNALMQELVKLTQFQETADNKVLLLKERLQGMEKSQQQLLSFLIMAMQSPGFLVQLIQPKENNWRMAEPSNMLEQVTEDGEPIASDNMIVRYQPPVDGTSKPVLAPVVDCENPHESDNSSDGTKDFWMNIDFVKVLMDESHTPFIPPDLHDDGAWEKLLLGNTFLENNDDGNQDKEIPMNSGMEMEVTDSETHSEKSCSFEQLLQNMGKSQNLEIEPLVNGSPLEKSPDLELLTDQMGHLTSKSTKPHQTP; encoded by the exons atggtGAAACCGAGTGAAAATGGGTCTCAGTCAATAGCaccttttctaaaaaaatgttatgaaatggTAGATGATGAGTCTACTGATGCGATAATTTCATGGAGTCAAAATAATGATAGTTTTATAATTTGGGATATGACTGAATTTTCAGTCCATTTGCTCCCTAAGTTCTTCAAGCACAGCAATTTCTCCTCTTTCATCAGGCAACTCAATATTTAT ggttttagaaaaattgataCAGACCGTTGGGAATTTGCAAATGATGGATTTGTCAGAGGCCAAAAGGACTTGCTTAAGAATATAGCTAGACGGAAACACTCCCCGGGATCTGAGCAGCGTAAACCATTGCAGCAGCAGCCACTACAGCAGCTGGAGAACACTGTTGGATCATGCGAAAACAATGAAAACACTGCACTGTGGAAGGAAGTTGAGAATTTGAAGACTGATAAAAATGCTCTGATGCAGGAATTGGTTAAACTTACGCAGTTCCAGGAAACTGCAGACAATAAGGTTCTTCTCTTGAAGGAACGTCTTCAAGGAATGGAGAAAAGTCAGCAGCAGTTGTTATCCTTCTTAATAATGGCTATGCAGAGCCCCGGCTTTTTGGTCCAACTGAttcaaccaaaagaaaataattggCGCATGGCTGAACCAAGCAATATGCTAGAACAAGTTACAGAAGATGGTGAACCAATTGCTTCTGACAATATGATAGTAAGGTATCAGCCGCCAGTGGATGGCACATCAAAACCGGTACTCGCACCAGTGGTAGATTGCGAAAATCCTCATGAATCTGATAACTCTTCAGATGGAACAAAAGATTTTTGGATGAATATTGATTTCGTGAAAGTGCTTATGGATGAAAGTCATACACCTTTCATTCCCCCAGATTTACACGATGATGGTGCGTGGGAAAAACTTCTTTTAGGCAACACCTTTCTAGAGAATAATGACGATGGAAATCAAGATAAAGAAATCCCCATGAACTCTGGTATGGAAATGGAGGTAACAGATTCCGAAACCCATTCAGAAAAGTCGTGTAGTTTTGAACAGTTACTACAAAATATGGGGAAATCCCAGAACCTAGAGATTGAACCACTTGTAAATGGATCACCATTAGAGAAATCTCCAGACTTGGAACTTCTAACAGACCAAATGGGCCATTTGACTTCCAAGAGTACTAAACCGCACCAAACTCCTTAG
- the LOC105782997 gene encoding vacuolar iron transporter 1: MAAQNSRATIEPEKQTLLNHHKEKHFTAGEVVRDIIIGVSDGLTVPFALAAGLSGANASSSIVITAGIAEVAAGAISMGLGGYLAAKSEADHYTRELKREEEEIINVPDVEAAEVAEILAEYGVEPHEYAPVVNALRKRPQAWLDFMMKFELGLEKPDPRRALQSAFNIAVSYILGGLVPLLPYMFIPRAQDAVVASVVITIAALLIFGYAKGYFTGNKPVKSAFQTALIGAIASAAAFGIAKVIHP; the protein is encoded by the exons ATGGCTGCTCAAAACAGCAGAGCTACCATTGAACCCGAGAAGCAAACCCTTCTCAATCACCACAAGGAAAAACACTTCACCGCCGGAGAGGTCGTCCGCGACATCATCATCGGCGTCTCCGATGGTTTAACTGTGCCCTTTGCTCTTGCCGCCGGATTGTCTGGCGCCAATGCCTCTTCTTCCATTGTTATTACCGCTGGTATCGCTGAGGTTGCCGCTGGAGCCATCTCTATGGGACTTGGCGG GTATCTTGCGGCTAAAAGTGAAGCCGATCATTACACGAGGGAATTGAaaagagaggaagaagaaaTTATCAATGTGCCTGATGTtg AGGCTGCTGAGGTGGCTGAAATACTAGCAGAGTATGGGGTAGAGCCACATGAATATGCACCTGTGGTGAATGCCCTAAGAAAAAGGCCTCAAGCTTGGCTTGATTTCATGATGAA GTTTGAGCTGGGGTTAGAGAAGCCAGATCCACGAAGAGCATTACAAAGCGCATTCAACATTGCCGTTTCTTACATATTGGGTGGATTGGTGCCACTCCTTCCTTACATGTTCATTCCAAGAGCCCAGGATGCGGTGGTTGCATCAGTGGTCATCACCATTGCTGCACTCCTCATCTTCGGCTACGCCAAAGGTTACTTCACCGGCAACAAACCGGTAAAAAGCGCATTCCAAACTGCTCTCATTGGTGCCATTGCATCTGCTGCTGCTTTTGGCATAGCTAAGGTTATCCATCCCTAG
- the LOC105783000 gene encoding uncharacterized protein LOC105783000 translates to MSRPMEEDTTKNEEEEFNTGPLSVLMMSVKNNTQVLINCRNNKKLLGRVRAFDRHCNMVLENVREMWTEVPKTGKGKKKALPVNKDRFISKMFLRGDSVIIVLRNPK, encoded by the exons ATGAG TCGGCCAATGGAAGAAGAT ACTACAAAGAATGAGGAAGAGGAATTTAACACTGGACCGCTGTCTGTTTTGATGATGAGTGTCAAAAATAACACTCAG GTTCTTATCAACTGTCGCAACAACAAAAAGCTTCTCGGCCGAGTGAGAGCATTCGATCGCCACTGCAACATGGTTCTGGAAAATGTCAGGGAAATGTGGACTGAG GTACCGAAGACCGGGAAAGGCAAGAAAAAGGCACTACCAGTTAACAAGGACAGATTCATCAGTAAGATGTTCCTTAGGGGAGATTCTGTTATAATTGTTctaagaaatcccaagtaa
- the LOC105782998 gene encoding uncharacterized protein LOC105782998 isoform X2 gives MQKHIDCSRIQTYKINGEKAVHLNPRPQAKDAKPSTKSKTGAACEACGRYLQDPPNRFCSIACKVSAMQPGNRTDKIELPIREFPHVSWKYNKNSPEISTEEKQSSLSSTDVSEETKTWVTKSLLKPRKRVKKRKGIPHRAPVS, from the exons ATGCAGAAACATATTGATTGTTCCAGAATTCAG ACATACAAAATCAATGGTGAAAAAGCTGTACATTTGAACCCTCGGCCTCAAGCTAAAGATGCCAAACCATCGACAAAATCAAAAACCGGTGCTGCCTGCGAAGCTTGTGGAAGATACCTTCAAGACCCTCCTAATAGATTTTGCTCTATCGCATGCAAG GTCTCAGCCATGCAACCTGGAAACCGAACCGATAAAATCGAATTGCCGATACGAGAATTCCCTCATGTTTCATggaaatacaataaaaattcaCCCGAAATAAGTACAGAAGAAAAGCAATCATCTCTTTCATCAACTGATGTTTCTGAGGAGACAAAGACATGGGTGACCAAAAGTCTGTTAAAGCCTAGGAAAAGAGTGAAGAAAAGGAAAGGCATTCCTCATAGAGCTCCAGTCAGCTAA
- the LOC105782998 gene encoding protein RGF1 INDUCIBLE TRANSCRIPTION FACTOR 1 isoform X1: MVGCELYLKDKTDWLIPLLQTEFFGPCADHQDLRKNEKNVFCIDCNLEFCRHCKVHSQHLSLQICKYVYQDVVRLQDMQKHIDCSRIQTYKINGEKAVHLNPRPQAKDAKPSTKSKTGAACEACGRYLQDPPNRFCSIACKVSAMQPGNRTDKIELPIREFPHVSWKYNKNSPEISTEEKQSSLSSTDVSEETKTWVTKSLLKPRKRVKKRKGIPHRAPVS; this comes from the exons ATG GTGGGTTGTGAATTATACTTAAAGGATAAAACAGATTGGCTTATTCCCCTTCTTCAAACTGAGTTCTTTGGCCCTTGCGCTGATCATCAAGACCTTAGGAAAAACGAGAAAAATGTGTTCTGCATCGATTGTAATCTCGAATTTTGCCGGCATTGTAAGGTTCATAGCCAACATCTTTCACTTCAGATCTGCAAATATGTGTATCAAGATGTTGTTCGCCTTCAAGATATGCAGAAACATATTGATTGTTCCAGAATTCAG ACATACAAAATCAATGGTGAAAAAGCTGTACATTTGAACCCTCGGCCTCAAGCTAAAGATGCCAAACCATCGACAAAATCAAAAACCGGTGCTGCCTGCGAAGCTTGTGGAAGATACCTTCAAGACCCTCCTAATAGATTTTGCTCTATCGCATGCAAG GTCTCAGCCATGCAACCTGGAAACCGAACCGATAAAATCGAATTGCCGATACGAGAATTCCCTCATGTTTCATggaaatacaataaaaattcaCCCGAAATAAGTACAGAAGAAAAGCAATCATCTCTTTCATCAACTGATGTTTCTGAGGAGACAAAGACATGGGTGACCAAAAGTCTGTTAAAGCCTAGGAAAAGAGTGAAGAAAAGGAAAGGCATTCCTCATAGAGCTCCAGTCAGCTAA